One window of Tenacibaculum maritimum NCIMB 2154 genomic DNA carries:
- a CDS encoding DUF5916 domain-containing protein, whose translation MHFKTLLAVPLLLLYGSYSFSQINLHRKKTTIKRTKTPPKIDGILNDVAWEDAEILTHFSMVRPDNGKPAPSTHKTTATLVYDDNAIYVSAFMYDNNPSSIPMEFTNRDVIGNTDLFAITINPNDDGQNAFQFIVQSTGGQADATIANGREDFNWSAVWDSKVAVTDKGWAVELKIPYNALRFANQPVQNWGVNLHRRIQSLNARYTWNPIDNTTGRWSQYDGLVVGLTNIHPPTRLNFYPYASTSVQTSNTESITDWAVGMDLKYGITENITLDATLIPDFSQAAFDNVTLNLGPFEQQFSEQRQFFIEGTDLFSKGNLFYSRRIGGKPIDQFPISNQLHSEETIVEKPTKVNMLNAIKISGRTPKGLGIGMLNAITEKTTAEIRNNATQSTREVVINPLSNYNIFVLDQQFNKNSSVSLVNTNVIRNGAFRDANVTGLLYHIEDKASKYHLDGAVKRSAISDDIDARSPGYALDAKIGKHSGNWRGNLGYSFENNNYDPNDMGILRSNNKQRIYGFVGYRLLKPKGIFNRLGTNLSYAIHYLHQPATYTGTRGGLSFWAQTKKRFDFGADLNYNTKQKDFFEPRQGTTSGVFFERPERIHIRHWGSSDYRKKMAIDYRFYRTFFNNHPKNNYGFFISPRYRFNNRFSLLYGLRFHKVNNDQGYVTTITADDVAENADVTPFLNAIVFGQRDRFTYNNSLSGKYSFSVTSSLALTFRHNWSKVPYQNAFFKLAADGQLTPIAYTGTHDINFNNWNLDLNYQWQFAPGSQLIVFYRNSISNSNSNATQSFQENLTELLRATHQHTFSLRLVYFIDYNTLKNLL comes from the coding sequence ATGCATTTTAAAACGCTTCTTGCTGTACCCTTATTACTCCTTTATGGTAGCTATTCGTTTTCTCAAATCAATCTTCATCGAAAGAAAACCACCATAAAAAGGACGAAAACACCTCCAAAAATTGATGGAATCTTAAACGATGTGGCTTGGGAGGATGCTGAAATACTGACTCATTTTAGCATGGTTCGTCCTGACAATGGCAAGCCAGCTCCTAGTACACATAAAACAACGGCTACATTGGTATATGATGACAATGCTATTTATGTAAGTGCTTTTATGTATGATAACAATCCGAGTAGCATTCCTATGGAATTTACCAATAGGGATGTGATTGGGAATACGGATTTATTTGCCATTACGATCAACCCAAATGATGACGGGCAAAATGCTTTCCAATTTATTGTACAGAGCACGGGAGGGCAAGCAGATGCTACCATAGCAAATGGTCGCGAAGATTTTAATTGGAGTGCGGTTTGGGATAGTAAGGTGGCTGTTACAGATAAAGGCTGGGCGGTAGAACTTAAAATTCCTTATAATGCCTTGCGTTTTGCCAACCAACCTGTACAAAATTGGGGGGTCAATCTTCATCGAAGAATCCAATCATTGAACGCGCGATATACTTGGAATCCGATTGATAATACCACAGGAAGATGGAGCCAATATGATGGCTTGGTAGTAGGACTGACAAACATTCATCCTCCTACTCGATTAAATTTTTACCCTTATGCTTCTACTTCGGTACAAACTTCTAATACGGAAAGTATTACCGATTGGGCTGTTGGTATGGATCTTAAATATGGCATTACTGAAAATATTACTTTAGATGCTACCTTGATTCCTGATTTTAGCCAAGCTGCTTTTGATAATGTGACGCTAAATTTGGGGCCTTTTGAACAGCAGTTTTCAGAGCAGCGCCAATTTTTTATAGAGGGTACTGATTTATTTTCTAAAGGAAACCTATTCTATTCTAGACGAATTGGTGGAAAACCTATCGACCAGTTTCCTATCAGTAATCAACTTCATAGTGAGGAAACAATTGTAGAAAAACCAACCAAAGTGAATATGCTAAATGCTATTAAAATTTCTGGTCGTACTCCAAAAGGATTGGGAATTGGTATGTTGAATGCGATTACAGAAAAGACCACTGCTGAAATACGAAACAATGCCACACAAAGCACTAGAGAAGTCGTTATCAATCCACTGTCTAATTACAATATCTTTGTATTGGATCAGCAATTTAATAAAAACTCATCCGTAAGCCTTGTCAATACCAATGTGATTCGTAATGGGGCGTTTAGAGATGCGAATGTTACAGGACTGCTTTATCATATAGAAGATAAGGCGAGTAAGTACCACCTTGATGGTGCTGTAAAAAGGAGTGCTATTTCAGATGATATTGATGCACGAAGTCCTGGCTATGCTTTGGATGCTAAAATAGGAAAGCATTCAGGAAACTGGCGAGGAAACTTAGGCTATAGTTTTGAAAATAATAACTATGATCCTAATGATATGGGAATTTTACGCAGCAATAACAAACAACGTATTTATGGTTTTGTTGGGTACCGATTGCTAAAACCTAAAGGTATTTTTAATCGGTTGGGTACCAACCTTTCTTATGCGATCCATTACCTACACCAACCAGCTACCTATACAGGAACGCGTGGAGGGCTTTCTTTTTGGGCGCAAACTAAAAAGCGCTTTGATTTTGGGGCTGATTTGAATTACAATACAAAACAAAAAGATTTTTTTGAACCTAGACAGGGTACTACTAGCGGTGTTTTTTTTGAAAGACCTGAACGCATACATATAAGACACTGGGGGTCTAGCGATTACCGAAAGAAAATGGCAATTGATTACCGCTTCTATCGTACTTTTTTTAACAATCACCCGAAAAATAATTACGGCTTTTTTATATCGCCTCGATACCGTTTTAACAATCGGTTTTCTTTGTTATACGGACTCCGATTTCATAAGGTTAATAATGATCAAGGCTATGTGACTACAATAACCGCTGATGACGTAGCTGAAAATGCTGATGTAACGCCTTTTTTAAATGCGATTGTATTTGGACAAAGAGATCGGTTTACTTATAATAATTCGCTTTCTGGCAAATATAGTTTTAGTGTAACCTCATCACTTGCCTTAACGTTTAGACATAACTGGAGCAAGGTGCCTTATCAAAATGCCTTTTTCAAACTGGCTGCTGATGGGCAATTAACCCCAATTGCTTATACGGGAACGCATGATAT